The Streptomyces sp. NBC_01317 genomic interval CCGGGGTGGGCTGAAAAGTGGCTGGTCAGGCCACTATCGGTTTGCCTGTGAGGGTGATGCCCGCCGTGCGCATCTCCTCCAGGGCCCGCTCCGTCGTCTCCCGGGCCACGCCCGCCGTCAGGTCCAGGAGTACGTGGGTGACGAATCCCTCACGTACCGCGTCCAGGGCCGTCGCGCGTACGCAGTGGTCCGTGGCGATGCCGACCACGTCGACCTCGCTCACCCCGCGCTCGCGCAGCCAGTCCGCCAGGCCGGTGCCGTTCTCGTCCGCGCCCTCGAAGCCGCTGTACGCCCCCGTGTACGCGCCCTTGTCGAAGACCGCGTCGATCGCGCCGGACGCCACCGCCGGGGCGAAGTTCGGGTGGAAGCCCACGCCCTCCGTACCGGCCACGCAGTGCGCGGGCCAGGTCGTCTCGTAGTCCGGGACGGCCGGAGCCGCGGCGAAGTGGGTGCCCGGGTCGATGTGGCGGTCGCGGGTCGCCACCACGTGGCGGTACACGGCGGTCGCCTCGCCGATGAGGTCGGTGATGGCGGCGGCCACATCGGCGCCCCCCTCCACCGCGAGGCTCCCGCCCTCGCAGAAGTCGTTCTGAACGTCGACGACGATCAAGGCGCGGTGCATGGCGGATTTCCTTCGGTGGGAGCGGACGGCTTCGGGGCGGGTTCGAGCCTAGAGACTCCGCCGCTCCTGGGGGAGGGGACGGGCGTCGGTCAGAGGTACACGGTCGGAATCACCGGCTCCCCGCGCGAGAGCTGGATCGCCGACATCGGCAGCCCCGCCCGCGCCGCGATGTGCCGGTCCCGTGCCGCGTCCAGCGGCTCGCGGGCCACCACCCGGCCGCCCTTGACCAGCTGCACCAGCAGCTGGCTGTCGAGCAGCTCGGGCGGTACGGCCCCGGTGCCGAGCACCTCGGCCTCGGCGCGGCCCTCCGCGTCCCGCCGCCGCGCGGCCCACTTGCGGCCGCCGATGGACGTCTTCCCGCCCAGCGACTTCTTCGCGACCGGTACGAGCGGCGCCGCCGGGTCCGCGGACTCCGCGCGCGCCACGATCTTGTAGACCATCGAGCACGTGGGGTGCCCGCTGCCGGTGACCAGCTGGGTGCCGACGCCGTACGCGTCCACCGGGGCCGCCGCCAGCGAGGCGATCGCGTACTCGTCCAGGTCCGAGGTGACCACGATCCGGGTGTTCACCGCGCCCAGCTCGTCCAGCTGCTGCCGTACCCGGTGCGCGACCAGCAGCAGGTCGCCCGAGTCGATGCGGACGGCGCCCAGTTCGGGCCCGGCCACCTCCACCGCCGTACGCACGGCCTCGGCCACGTCGTACGTGTCCACCAGCAGCGTGGTGCCCCGCCCGAGCGCGTCGACCTGCGCCCGGAACGCGTCGCGCTCGGTGTCGTGCAGCAGCGTGAAGGCGTGCGCGCTCGTCCCCACGGTCGGGATGCCGTACCGGAAGCCGGCCGCGAGGTCCGACGTCGTGTCGAACCCGCCGACGTACGCGGCGCGCGCCGCCGCCACCGCCGCCAGCTCGTGCGTGCGCCGCGCGCCCATCTCGATCAGCGGCCGCCCCCCGGCCGCCGCCGACATCCGGGAGGCCGCCGCGGCGATCGCCGAGTCGTGGTTGAGGATCGACAGGATCACGGTCTCCAGCAGCACGCACTCGGCGAAGGAGCCCTCCACCCGCAGGATCGGCGATCCCGGGAAGTACGTCTCGCCCTCCGGGTAACCCCAGATGTCCCCGCCGAAGCGGTACGAGGCCAGCCAGGACAGCGTCTCCTCGTCCACGATCTCCCGCTCCCGCAGGAAGCGCAGCACGTCCGCGTCGAAGCGGAAGTTCTCCACGGCGTCCAGGACGCGCCCGGTGCCCGCGACGACCCCGTAACGGCGTCCCTCGGGCAGCCGCCGGGTGAAGACCTCGAAGACCGAGCGGCGGTCGGCCGTACCGGCCCGGAGGGCGGCTCGGAGCATGGTCAGCTCGTACTGGTCGGTGAAGAGCGCGGTCGACGGCACGTCCACCGGCAGCCCAAGGTCCGCAGTGTTCATACGGACGATGCTACCCCCAATACTCGTCAGAGTGACGATTTCTTTTCCGCCGCCTCCCGCGTCACCCCCGGAGTCGTTTGTGCGACCGGCCCCCGTGGGTGGCAGCATGGGTCGTGCAGGGCTGAATCCCGGGCTGCACCCGGCAGAGAAGAAGGTCGTCCCGAACCGTGAGTGTCGCTCCGACAGAGATCGAACGCCCCGAATCGGCCGAGGAGACGTTCGTCGTCCCCGAACCCGACGTGCCCTGGCTGACGATCGTGCACAACGACCCGGTCAACCTCATGAGTTATGTGGCGTACGTCTTCCAGACGTATTTCGGCTACTCCAAGGACAAGGCACACAAACTGATGCTCGACGTGCACCACAAGGGCCGCGCGGTCGTCTCCAGCGGCAGCCGCGAGGAGATGGAACGCGACGTGCAGGCGATGCACGGATACGGCCTCTGGGCGACCCTGACCCAGGACCGCGACTGATGGCCGGGCACTTCGAGGCCACCCCGGGCGGCGGCGCGGCCGTCGCGCTCGACGAGGTGGAGATCTCGATCCTGCGCTCCCTGGCCATGCAGCTGCTGGAGCTGATCGGCCCCGGCGACGAGCCCGCCCAGGGAGAGGACCCGCTCGCCTCGCTCTTCGCGGTCGGCCCCAGCGAACCGCCCGAGGACCCCGCGCTGGCCCGGCTCTTCCCGGACGCGTACGGCGATGACGACGACGAACTGAAGGAGTTCTCCTCGGAGTTCCGGCGCTTCACGGAGAACGACCTGCGGGACCGCAAGCGCGCCGACGGCATCGCCGTCGTCCGCTCGCTCGACGCGCTGGGCCCCACGGGCGAGGGCGGCGCCGTCCTCAAGCTGAGCGGTGAGGAGTGCCTCCACTGGCTGGGCGCCCTCAACGACCTCCGGCTGACCATAGGCACCCGCCTGGAGGTCACCGACGAGGACGAGGGCGCCGAGCTGTACCGGCTGCCCGACACCGATCCGCGCAAGCCGATGGTGATGGCGTACCTCTGGCTCGGCGCGCTCCAGGAGAGCCTCATCGAGACGCTGTCGGCCTGACGGCCGTATCCGGGGGGCGTATCCGGGGGGATCGGAAACCGGTCCGCCGCCGACGACGGCGCGGGCCGGCAGGCAGAAAGGGCGCATCACCATGACCTCTGCGCAGGTCGACCAGGGGCAGGACGACGGCGGCGGAGCGGCTCCCCCTACCGATGAGGACCACATCGGCGAAGAGGGCTACGAGCGCGGACTGGGCAGCCGGCAGGTCCAGATGATCGCGATCGGCGGCGCCATCGGCGTCGGCCTCTTCATGGGCGCCGGAGCGAACATCGCCAAGGCGGGACCCAGCATCATCCTCATGTACGCCCTCGCCGGCGTCGTGATCTTCTTCATCATGCGGGCCCTCGGCGAACTGCTGCTCTACCGCCCCGTGTCGGGCTCCTTCGCGGAGTACGCCCGGGAGTTCCTCGGCCCGTTCTCCGGGTTCGCGACGGGGTGGACGTACTGGCTGATGTGGGTGGTCACCGGCATGGCCGAGCTGACCGCCGCCGCCATCTACATCCACTTCTGGTTTCCCGCGATCCCGCAGTGGGTCAGCGCGCTGGTGTTCCTCGTGGTCCTCTTCGGGGTGAACCTGATCTCGGTGAAGATCTTCGGCGAGGTCGAGTTCTGGTTCTCGATGATCAAGGTCACCGCCATCATCGGCATGATCGTGATCGGCCTCGGCGTCCTCACCCTCGGCTTCTCCGAGGCCGGTGACACCGCGCGGGCCTCCAACCTCTGGGCGCACGACGGCGTCTTCCCGAACGGCATCGGCTCCAGCCTGATGACCCTCCAGGGCGTGATGTTCGCCTACCTCGCCGTCGAACTCGTCGGCGTCACCGCGGGCGAGTCCGAGAACCCCGAGAAGACCCTCCCCAAGGCGATCAACACCCTGCCCTGGCGCATCATCGTGTTCTACGTCGGCGCGCTCTCCGTCATTCTCGCCGTCGTCAGATGGACCGAGTTCTCCGCCGGCACCAGCCCGTTCGTGTACGCCTTCGAGAAGATGGGCATCCCGCTCGCCGCGGGCATCGTCAACTTCGTGGTGCTCACCGCCGCGCTGTCCTCCTGCAACTCCGGCATGTACTCCACCGGCCGGATGCTGCGTGGCCTCGCCGCCAACAGCGAGGCGCCCAAGGCGTTCGGCAGGCTCAACTCCCGCAGGACGCCGGCGCTCGGCATCACCGTCTCCGTCGCCCTGATGGGCATCGGCGTGATCCTCAACTACATCGTCCCGGAGAAGGCGTTCGGATACGTCACGTCCGTGGCGACCGCTGCCGGCGTCTGGACCTGGCTGATGATCCTGGTCAGCCATATCCGCTACCGCCGCGCCGTCGACGCGGGCCGCCTGCCGGCCTCCCCGTTCCCGGCCCCCGGCGGGGCGGTGTTCAGCTGGGTCGCGGTCGCCTTCCTGGCGCTCGTCACCTGCCTGATCGCGTACGACAAGGACGCGCGGGTCTCCCTGTACGTCGGCGCGGTCTGGGCGGTCGGCCTCGCGGTGGGCTGGCGGCTCCTCCGGCGCCGTACGGCCGGGAGCACCGAGAGCGACGCGCCCGAGTACGCCTCCGCGACGGAGTAACGCGCTTCTGTACGGGACCGGCCCCCGGCCTCCGTACCGGACGCGCTCCTGGTCTCCGTACACCCGACCCGGCCCCGCCCTCCGCGGGGCCGGGTCCGTTTATATTTCCAGCATGCTCACCATCAGCCAGGCCCTGCACGACCAGATCGTCGCGCACGCCCGACGCGACCACCCCGACGAGGCCTGCGGCGTGGTCGCGGGCCCGGCCGGCAGCGGACGCCCCGAGCGCTTCATCCCCATGCTCAACGCCGCGCGCTCGCCCACGTTCTACGAGTTCGACTCGGCCGACCTGCTCAAGCTCTACCGGGACATGGACGACCGCGACGAGGACCCGGTGATCGTCTACCACTCCCACACGGCGACGGAGGCCTACCCGTCCCGTACCGACATCACGTACGCGAACGAGCCCGGGGCCCACTACGTGCTGGTCTCCACCGCCGACAGCGACGGCCTCGGCCCGTTCCAGTTCCGCTCGTACCGCATCGTCGACGGCCAGGTCACGGAGGAGGACGTCGAGGTCGTCGCGGACGGCCCCTAGGGCGTGTCCGCGAGGTGGTGTCTGAGAGACTGACCGGCGAACCCGAGGCGGCAGGACCCAGGAAGCCGGTGCGAATCCGGCGCGGTCCCGCCACTGTGACCGAGCCCCCTTACGGCTCGGCAGCCAGGAACTGACCTGCCGCCCTTCTTCCACCAACCAGGGGACGCGGAAATCCCCTGGAGGAGGCCCAGCCGTGCATGTCATTCCCCGGCGCCGCCGCGCGCTCATAGCCGTCGCCCTGTCCGCCGCCCTCCTCCCGCTCGCCGCCTGCGGAGGCGGTACGGACGGCACGGACACGAAGGACGCGACCGGCGCGAAGCCCGCCGCCGGCGCCCCCCAGGGCTTCCCGTACACCGTCACCAACTGCGGGGTGACCACCACCTACCAGGCCCCGCCGAAGCGGGTGGTCACCATGAACCAGCACGCCACCGAGGTCATGCTGGCCCTCGGCCTCCAGAAGTCCCTGGTCGGCACCGCCTACCTGGACGACAAGATCCTCCCCGCCTATGCCAAGGCCTACGCGGACGTCCCGGTCCTCGCCAAGGAGTACCCCTCCAAGGAGAAACTCCTCGCCGCCGACCCCGACTTCGTCTACGGCGGCTACTCCAGCGCCTTCGACGCCGGGGACGGCCGCGCCCGCGACGCGCTCAAGAGCTCCGGCGTCGACACCCGGCTCAACCTGGAGAACTGCACCCGGGGCAAGACCACCCTGGACGACGTCTACCAGGAAGTACGGGAGGTCGGCCGCACCTTCGGCGTCCCCGACCGCGCCGAGAAGTGGATCGCCCACGCCCGCACCACCGTCGCCGACACCGCCGAGAAGCTCAAGGCCGTCGAGCCGCTCTCCGTCTTCGTCTACGACAGCGGCGACAAGACCGCCTTCACCGCCGGCGGCAAGGGCATCGGCAACGAACTGATCACCCGCGCCGGCGGCCGCAACGTCTTCGCCGACCTCGACAAGTCCTTCGGCGACGCCACCTGGGAACAGGTCGTCGCCCGCAAGCCCCAGACCGTCGTCATCTACGACTACGGCTCCACCACCGTCGCCCAGAAGGAGAAGCGCCTCCTGGACGACCCCGTCCTCCAGGACGTCCCGGCGATCAAGAACAAACGATTCGCCGTCATGCCCCTCTCCGAGGTCGTCCTCGGCGTCCGCGCCCCCGGCGCCCTCGCGGAACTCGCCGCGCAACTCCACCCCGAGACCGTGAAGTAAGACCCGGTGAGCACCACCACCCCGCCCGCCCCCGGGCGGATACGCCACACCCTCGTGCTGACCGGCCTCGCCGCCGCACTCGCCGCCGTTGTCGTCGCGGCCCTCGCCCTCGGTTCCGTCCGCATCCCGCCCGGTCAGGTCGTCGCCGCCCTGGCCGGGCGGGCCGACCCCAGCCCCTTCCGTACGATCGTGCTCGACGTACGGCTGCCGCGCGTCCTCCTCGGCGCGGTGGTCGGCGCCGGGCTCGCCGTCGTCGGGACCGTCCTCCAGGCACTCGTACGCAACCGGCTCGCCGACCCCTTCCTCCTCGGCATCTCCTCCGGCGCGTCCACCGGAGCCGTCCTGGTCCTCGTCCTCGGCATCGGCGGCGGTGTCACCACCACCGTCGCCATGCCCGCCGCCGCCTTCGCCGGCTCCCTCGTCGCGCTCGTCCTCGTCTACGGACTCGCGCGGCGCGGCGGCGAACTGACCGGCGGCCGGCTCGTCCTCGCCGGCGTCACCGTCTCGTACATCCTCACCGCCCTCACCACCCTCGTCCTGGTCGTCTCCGCCCGCCCCGAGCACTTCCAAGAAGCCCTCTACTGGTCGATGGGCGGCCTCGGCAGCGCCCGCTGGTCCACCCTCCTGCTGCCCGGCGTCGTCCTCACCCTCGGCACCGCCCTCCTCATGGCACTCGCCCGGCCGCTCGACCTGCTCCTCCTCGGCGAGGAGGGCGCGACCGCCCTCGGCCTGGACGCCGCCCGCTTCCGCGCCGCCGTCTTCGTCCTCGCCTCCCTGGTCACCGGCGTCATGGTCGCCGCCAGCGGCGCCGTCGGCTTCATCGGGCTGCTCGTCCCGCACGCCGCCCGGATGGCCGTCGGCGCCACCCACCGCGTCCTGCTGCCCGTCGCCGCGCTCGGCGGGGCCGTCGTCCTCGTCGCCGCCGACCT includes:
- a CDS encoding amino acid permease, translated to MTSAQVDQGQDDGGGAAPPTDEDHIGEEGYERGLGSRQVQMIAIGGAIGVGLFMGAGANIAKAGPSIILMYALAGVVIFFIMRALGELLLYRPVSGSFAEYAREFLGPFSGFATGWTYWLMWVVTGMAELTAAAIYIHFWFPAIPQWVSALVFLVVLFGVNLISVKIFGEVEFWFSMIKVTAIIGMIVIGLGVLTLGFSEAGDTARASNLWAHDGVFPNGIGSSLMTLQGVMFAYLAVELVGVTAGESENPEKTLPKAINTLPWRIIVFYVGALSVILAVVRWTEFSAGTSPFVYAFEKMGIPLAAGIVNFVVLTAALSSCNSGMYSTGRMLRGLAANSEAPKAFGRLNSRRTPALGITVSVALMGIGVILNYIVPEKAFGYVTSVATAAGVWTWLMILVSHIRYRRAVDAGRLPASPFPAPGGAVFSWVAVAFLALVTCLIAYDKDARVSLYVGAVWAVGLAVGWRLLRRRTAGSTESDAPEYASATE
- a CDS encoding ABC transporter substrate-binding protein, with protein sequence MPRRRRALIAVALSAALLPLAACGGGTDGTDTKDATGAKPAAGAPQGFPYTVTNCGVTTTYQAPPKRVVTMNQHATEVMLALGLQKSLVGTAYLDDKILPAYAKAYADVPVLAKEYPSKEKLLAADPDFVYGGYSSAFDAGDGRARDALKSSGVDTRLNLENCTRGKTTLDDVYQEVREVGRTFGVPDRAEKWIAHARTTVADTAEKLKAVEPLSVFVYDSGDKTAFTAGGKGIGNELITRAGGRNVFADLDKSFGDATWEQVVARKPQTVVIYDYGSTTVAQKEKRLLDDPVLQDVPAIKNKRFAVMPLSEVVLGVRAPGALAELAAQLHPETVK
- the clpS gene encoding ATP-dependent Clp protease adapter ClpS; its protein translation is MSVAPTEIERPESAEETFVVPEPDVPWLTIVHNDPVNLMSYVAYVFQTYFGYSKDKAHKLMLDVHHKGRAVVSSGSREEMERDVQAMHGYGLWATLTQDRD
- a CDS encoding FecCD family ABC transporter permease, which encodes MSTTTPPAPGRIRHTLVLTGLAAALAAVVVAALALGSVRIPPGQVVAALAGRADPSPFRTIVLDVRLPRVLLGAVVGAGLAVVGTVLQALVRNRLADPFLLGISSGASTGAVLVLVLGIGGGVTTTVAMPAAAFAGSLVALVLVYGLARRGGELTGGRLVLAGVTVSYILTALTTLVLVVSARPEHFQEALYWSMGGLGSARWSTLLLPGVVLTLGTALLMALARPLDLLLLGEEGATALGLDAARFRAAVFVLASLVTGVMVAASGAVGFIGLLVPHAARMAVGATHRVLLPVAALGGAVVLVAADLAARTVAAPQDLPVGVLTALTGGPFFLWLMRRRPEGAPV
- a CDS encoding M67 family metallopeptidase; its protein translation is MLTISQALHDQIVAHARRDHPDEACGVVAGPAGSGRPERFIPMLNAARSPTFYEFDSADLLKLYRDMDDRDEDPVIVYHSHTATEAYPSRTDITYANEPGAHYVLVSTADSDGLGPFQFRSYRIVDGQVTEEDVEVVADGP
- a CDS encoding nicotinate phosphoribosyltransferase → MNTADLGLPVDVPSTALFTDQYELTMLRAALRAGTADRRSVFEVFTRRLPEGRRYGVVAGTGRVLDAVENFRFDADVLRFLREREIVDEETLSWLASYRFGGDIWGYPEGETYFPGSPILRVEGSFAECVLLETVILSILNHDSAIAAAASRMSAAAGGRPLIEMGARRTHELAAVAAARAAYVGGFDTTSDLAAGFRYGIPTVGTSAHAFTLLHDTERDAFRAQVDALGRGTTLLVDTYDVAEAVRTAVEVAGPELGAVRIDSGDLLLVAHRVRQQLDELGAVNTRIVVTSDLDEYAIASLAAAPVDAYGVGTQLVTGSGHPTCSMVYKIVARAESADPAAPLVPVAKKSLGGKTSIGGRKWAARRRDAEGRAEAEVLGTGAVPPELLDSQLLVQLVKGGRVVAREPLDAARDRHIAARAGLPMSAIQLSRGEPVIPTVYL
- a CDS encoding nicotinamidase, which gives rise to MHRALIVVDVQNDFCEGGSLAVEGGADVAAAITDLIGEATAVYRHVVATRDRHIDPGTHFAAAPAVPDYETTWPAHCVAGTEGVGFHPNFAPAVASGAIDAVFDKGAYTGAYSGFEGADENGTGLADWLRERGVSEVDVVGIATDHCVRATALDAVREGFVTHVLLDLTAGVARETTERALEEMRTAGITLTGKPIVA
- a CDS encoding DUF2017 domain-containing protein; the protein is MAGHFEATPGGGAAVALDEVEISILRSLAMQLLELIGPGDEPAQGEDPLASLFAVGPSEPPEDPALARLFPDAYGDDDDELKEFSSEFRRFTENDLRDRKRADGIAVVRSLDALGPTGEGGAVLKLSGEECLHWLGALNDLRLTIGTRLEVTDEDEGAELYRLPDTDPRKPMVMAYLWLGALQESLIETLSA